The Phycisphaeraceae bacterium genome contains the following window.
ATGTCTCGCCGCGTCAGATGGTTGCTGTCCATGCAACCCGAACCGATGGCTCCGCCTTCTCCTTCGAGTGCATGCTCCGCCTCGATACCCCCGTCGAGATCGAATACTCCCGCAACGGCGGCATCCTCCACACCGTCATCCGCAAGAAACTCAACGAAGCCCGCCAACTCGTCTGACCAAAAGAGGCCCGAGCGCAAGCGAGGGGACTTTCTTCTCTCCCTCTCCCGATTTTGGTATGATGATCTCCTCAGGAGACCCATCCATGCCCATCACGCGCCGAGAGTTCGTCAAATCCGCCGGCCTCGCCACCGCAGCCGGCGCCATCGCCCCAACAATTCTCACCAGCGGCAAGGCCGTCGCACGAAGCACACGCGCAAACGAAAAAATCGCGATCGGTGTCATCGGCCTCGGCATCCAGGGCCGCTACACCACCAGCCGCTACTTCCTCAAAAACGCACGCACACGCGTCGTCGCGCTCTGCGACGTCGACACCACACGCCGCGAACACACCCGCGCCGAAGTCAACAAAACCTACGACGACCAAGGCTGCGCAGCCTACATCGATTACCGCGAACTCCTCGCACGTCCCGACATCGACGCGGTCGTCATCATGACCCCCGATCACTGGCACGCAACCCAGTGCATGCACGCCGCCGCCGCAGGCAAGGACATCTACTGCGAAAAGCCGCTCACACACACCCTCGAAGAAAACCGCCGCCTCATCGAGTGCGTCCGCAAGCACAGCCGCGTTTTCCAGACCGGCAGTCAGCAGCGCACCGAATACGACCATCGCTTCGTTCAGGCTTGCGACTACGTTCGCAACGGCCGCATCGGCAAACTTCTCAACGTCAGCGTCGGCGTGGGCGACCCGCCCAAAGCCTGCGATCTGCCCGAAGAAGAAATGGAATCCGGCCTCGATTGGGACCTCTGGCTCGGGCCAGCGCCCAGCCGCCCCTATCACTCCGTCCTCAGCCCGCGAGGCATCAATAACTTCTACCCCGCATGGCGCGCGTACTGGGATTATTGTGGCGGATACCTCGCCGACATGGGCACACACCACTATGACATCGCTCAGTGGGGCATGGATGCCGACGCCACCGGACCCATCGAAGCCGTGCCCGCAATCGACGGCGACCGTATGCGAGGCGTCGCACTCAAATACGCCACCGGCGTCACCGTTACCCACGGCGGACCCAGCGGCACAACCTTCATCGGCACCAATGGCCTCATCCACGTCGATCGGGGCCGACTCCACAGCGTCCCGGGCGATCTCTTCGACAAACCCCTCGAAGATGACGCCTCGCGCCTCCCTCGCCACGTCAACCACGGCGAGAACTGGATCGACTGCATCTATTCACGCGAAAAACCCATCTGCGATGTCGAGGTCGGTGCGCGCACCGCCGCGATGTGCCAACTCGTCAACGTCGTCTACCGTCATAACACAGCCGTGCAGTGGGATCCGAAAACATGGCGCTTCGTCGGTTCGTCAAAGCCCGAGTGGATGGACTACCAGCGCCGCAGCCAGTTCGCACTCCCTCAGGCGTGAACCGCGCATCTGTTGCCCTGAACTTGCTCGTACCCACGACTTATCGCACCAGTATCGCCGGACGACCGTTTTCCTCCGGCCAATTGCCCGTCCGCGTCACCACCTCCTGCCCGTGTGCACGCACCAGCAGGGTGTCTTCGCTCTTCGTCCCTGTAATCGACGGGTTCCACCCCACCAGTTGATCCACTTGCACCTGCCTCGTCTCCGTCGGCGTCGCCTTGAAGTCGCGCGCCTCATACCCCATCGGCCCGCCCTGATGGTGCAAACGCCACTCTTCGCCGAACCCCGTGCGTTCATACGCCGCAATGCCGCTCGCCAGCACCACGTTCCACGCCGCGCCGGGCAGCGTCGCCTCGTGCAGTGCCCGATCCACCTCGATCACCGCCTCGTGCCGCCGCCGCAGATCATCGCTCATCGCCCCGAAATGCACCAGCCGCGTCAGCGACACAATCAACCCATGCCGCTGTGCGCACACCGCCACCATCGCGCACCGCTCGATCGCCTTTCCCGTCGGAATCGGATGCCGATACCGCGCGATCCGCTCGTCCGCCGCCACCAGCACAACGTGACCAAAAATCCCTCGATCACGCAACCAACCCGCCACAGCACCGCCCAGGTGATACTCCGTCATCCCCGGCTTGACATCGTCGCGCATCAACCGCTCGACAACCTCCGCAGCGTCGCGCCCCAGCGCACGCACACGCTCGATCTCAACTGGCATCAGGCTCGCACGCACCCCTTGCAGCCGATCCTCCGGCACATCACTCTCGAACGCCCCGTTGCACAGGTAGTCTTCGATGCGCCTGTCGGCCTCCCACCAGTCAATCGCTTCAATCTCCCAGCCATGTGCAATCAGCGGCTCCTCCGCCCGCAGTCGCGGAGCCTCGATCGTGTCGGTCAGACACACCTTGCGCGTCGGCGTCCACACCAGTGTCGCAACGCCGAACGTCGATGACGTGTCACAGTGAAAGTCCGCGCCACCACTGGCCCAGGCCATATTGCTGCGCCGTCGCAGAATGACACCTGTCAGATGGTGAGCGCTGCAATAGTCAGCAAGACGTTGGTCGATCGTGCTCATGACACGAGTGTACCCGTTTGTGCGCGCGCTTGTGGTCGTGTTCCACGTGGAACACTACACACCACCAGCGCCGCGCCAGTCGCGATCACCAGTTTCCACACAAACGCAAGGTCCATCCGCTCCATCGCCAGCACAGCAAGAAACCCCACCGCCAGCGCCGCGATCACGCTCGACGAGTTCCCCCGACGGGTGAACAACGCAGTGATGAACACCGCGATCAGACCCGCATAGGCAAACGTCATGACCCGCAGGGCAAAGTCAAGCAGGCC
Protein-coding sequences here:
- a CDS encoding Gfo/Idh/MocA family oxidoreductase, which translates into the protein MPITRREFVKSAGLATAAGAIAPTILTSGKAVARSTRANEKIAIGVIGLGIQGRYTTSRYFLKNARTRVVALCDVDTTRREHTRAEVNKTYDDQGCAAYIDYRELLARPDIDAVVIMTPDHWHATQCMHAAAAGKDIYCEKPLTHTLEENRRLIECVRKHSRVFQTGSQQRTEYDHRFVQACDYVRNGRIGKLLNVSVGVGDPPKACDLPEEEMESGLDWDLWLGPAPSRPYHSVLSPRGINNFYPAWRAYWDYCGGYLADMGTHHYDIAQWGMDADATGPIEAVPAIDGDRMRGVALKYATGVTVTHGGPSGTTFIGTNGLIHVDRGRLHSVPGDLFDKPLEDDASRLPRHVNHGENWIDCIYSREKPICDVEVGARTAAMCQLVNVVYRHNTAVQWDPKTWRFVGSSKPEWMDYQRRSQFALPQA
- a CDS encoding M24 family metallopeptidase, giving the protein MSTIDQRLADYCSAHHLTGVILRRRSNMAWASGGADFHCDTSSTFGVATLVWTPTRKVCLTDTIEAPRLRAEEPLIAHGWEIEAIDWWEADRRIEDYLCNGAFESDVPEDRLQGVRASLMPVEIERVRALGRDAAEVVERLMRDDVKPGMTEYHLGGAVAGWLRDRGIFGHVVLVAADERIARYRHPIPTGKAIERCAMVAVCAQRHGLIVSLTRLVHFGAMSDDLRRRHEAVIEVDRALHEATLPGAAWNVVLASGIAAYERTGFGEEWRLHHQGGPMGYEARDFKATPTETRQVQVDQLVGWNPSITGTKSEDTLLVRAHGQEVVTRTGNWPEENGRPAILVR